From the genome of Salvelinus fontinalis isolate EN_2023a chromosome 20, ASM2944872v1, whole genome shotgun sequence, one region includes:
- the fam167ab gene encoding protein FAM167A, with protein sequence MEASSTPRIKVYSAWDQVEETDQVEEKVGSASEDHLITLKALVQKLRLETRRLSYLEWKARLEAHSTKALIIPQQSTRDLVRPEEQRVVSQSEGRLDSQSTKCLAEPQLQQELHAEQQEEQEKAKRQPVEPRESPLTSGLIWQHSLPAGVLRRFKNIDEAVGWLRKELKDMPLQDQQLAHQLMRLHSDINKLKIEQTCHQHRRMLNDATYGLEERDELSDLLFDFPVTPGFGLSTPLRLIGVTKMNINSRRFSLC encoded by the exons GAAGCAAGCTCCACCCCCAGGATCAAGGTGTATAGTGCCTGGGACCAGGTGGAGGAGACAGACCAG GTGGAGGAGAAGGTGGGTTCGGCTTCAGAAGACCATCTGATCACCCTCAAGGCCCTGGTGCAGAAGCTCAGGCTGGAAACACGGAGGCTGTCCTACCTCGAGTGGAAGGCCCGTTTAGAGGCCCATAGCACCAAAGCCCTGATCATACCACAGCAGAGCACCAGGGACTTAGTGAGGCCAGAAGAGCAACGGGTAGTGTCCCAGAGTGAGGGCAGGTTAGACAGTCAGAGCACCAAATGTCTGGCTGAACCACAGCTACAGCAGGAACTCCATGCAGAGCAGCAAGAGGAGCAGGAGAAGGCCAAACGACAGCCGGTGGAGCCCAGAGAGAGCCCCCTGACCTCGGGTTTGATCTGGCAGCACAGCCTGCCCGCTGGAGTACTGAGGAGATTTAAGAACATCGATGAGGCTGTGGGGTGGCTCAGGAAAGAACTG aaggACATGCCTCTCCAGGACCAGCAGTTGGCCCATCAGCTGATGCGTCTCCATAGCGACATCAACAAACTGAAGATCGAGCAGACGTGTCACCAGCACCGCCGCATGCTCAACGATGCCACCTACgggctggaggagagagatgagttgAGCGACCTGCTCTTTGACTTCCCCGTCACCCCCGGGTTCGGACTCTCCACCCCGCTGAGACTCATAGGGGTCACCAAGATGAACATAAACTCTCGACGCTTTTCCCTCTgctag
- the ccm2 gene encoding cerebral cavernous malformations protein 2 homolog isoform X1, with the protein MEEDVKKVKKPGIVSPFKRVFLKGEKSRDKKAQEKTTERRALHTFSLSLPDHRIDPDILLNDYVEKEVKYLGQLTSVPGCLNPSSRTEVLQLIDNARKSHQLAGQLTPEQDAVVSLSAYNVKLVWRDGEDIILRVPIHDIAAVSYIRDDSLHLVVLKTAQEAGVSPCPSTCLDLSKSQTLSSLSESGAVLVEVCCLLVLAVDNKAAAEELCLLLSQVFQIVYTESTIDFLDRAIFDGATTPTRHLSLCSDDSSSKVDLKESFEAEASTFSFQGSLEAGGDSPSPTSTPASPQTKTASEGELSTTATELLQDYMTTLRTKLSSQEIQQFATLLHEYRNGASVHEFCINLRQLYGDSRKFLLLGLRPFIPEKDSQHFENFLETIGVKDGRGIITDSFGRYRRTASSASDSTTNGNGAAGGDGGGSDEGLVPSEGDEWDRMISDISNDIEALGVSMDQEGVTP; encoded by the exons CCGGGTATCGTGTCTCCCTTCAAGCGTGTGTTTCTGAAGGGAGAAAAGAGTCGAGATAAGAAGGCTCAGGAGAAGACTACAGAACGCCGTGCCCTCCacaccttctccctctccctccccgacCACCGCATCGACCCTGACATCCTGCTCAATGACTACGTAGAGAAGGAAGTCAAG TACCTGGGCCAGCTGACGTCAGTACCAGGATGCCTGAACCCCTCCAGTCGAACAGAGGTGTTACAGCTCATTGACAATGCCAGG AAGTCCCACCAGTTGGCGGGTCAACTTACTCCGGAGCAGGATGCGGTGGTCAGTCTGTCGGCCTATAATGTGAAGCTGGTGTGGCGGGATGGAGAGGACATCATACTGCGCGTTCCCATCCACGACATCGCTGCCGTGTCATACATACGAGACGACTCGCTGCACCTGGTGGTGCTCAAGACCG CCCAGGAGGCAGGTGTATCTCCGTGCCCCAGTACCTGTCTTGACCTGTCTAAGTCCCAGACCCTCAGCTCTCTGTCTGAGAGCGGGGCTGTACTGGTAGAGGTCTGCTGTCTGCTAGTACTGGCTGTAGACAACAAg GCAGCAGCAGAGGAGCTGTGTCTCCTACTCAGCCAGGTGTTCCAAATAGTTTATACTGAGTCCACTATAGACTTCCTGGACAGAGCCATCTTTGACGGAGCCACCACCCCCACcagacacctctctctctgcagtg ACGACTCTTCAAGCAAGGTGGACCTTAAGGAATCATTCGAAGCAGAGGCCAGCACCTT TTCCTTCCAGGGGTCTCTAGAGGCAGGGGGCGACTCTCCGTCCCCCACCTCCACCCCAGCCTCCCCTCAGACCAAGACAGCAAGCGAAGGAGAGCTGAGCACCACCGCCACAGAGCTGCTACAAGACTACATGACCACG TTGCGTACCAAGTTGTCGTCTCAGGAGATCCAGCAGTTTGCTACTCTTCTTCATGAGTACCGCAACGGAGCGTCCGTCCATGAGTTCTGTATCAACCTTCGCCAGCTCTACGGGGACAGCAGGAAGTTCCTCCTACTGG GTCTGAGGCCGTTCATCCCCGAGAAGGACAGCCAACACTTCGAGAACTTCCTGGAGACCATCGGCGTTAAGGACGGCCGCGGTATCATCACCGACAGCTTCGGACGCTACCGCCGTACCGCCAGCTCCGCCTCCGACTCAACCACCAATGGGAACGGAGCGGCGGGAGGGGACGGGGGTGGATCTGACGAAGGCCTGGTGCCCTCCGAAGGAGACGAGTGGGACCGCATGATCTCTGATATCAGTAATGATATAGAGGCTCTGGGCGTTAGTATGGACCAAGAAGGGGTCACACCCTAG
- the ccm2 gene encoding cerebral cavernous malformations protein 2 homolog isoform X2 produces METEPGIVSPFKRVFLKGEKSRDKKAQEKTTERRALHTFSLSLPDHRIDPDILLNDYVEKEVKYLGQLTSVPGCLNPSSRTEVLQLIDNARKSHQLAGQLTPEQDAVVSLSAYNVKLVWRDGEDIILRVPIHDIAAVSYIRDDSLHLVVLKTAQEAGVSPCPSTCLDLSKSQTLSSLSESGAVLVEVCCLLVLAVDNKAAAEELCLLLSQVFQIVYTESTIDFLDRAIFDGATTPTRHLSLCSDDSSSKVDLKESFEAEASTFSFQGSLEAGGDSPSPTSTPASPQTKTASEGELSTTATELLQDYMTTLRTKLSSQEIQQFATLLHEYRNGASVHEFCINLRQLYGDSRKFLLLGLRPFIPEKDSQHFENFLETIGVKDGRGIITDSFGRYRRTASSASDSTTNGNGAAGGDGGGSDEGLVPSEGDEWDRMISDISNDIEALGVSMDQEGVTP; encoded by the exons CCGGGTATCGTGTCTCCCTTCAAGCGTGTGTTTCTGAAGGGAGAAAAGAGTCGAGATAAGAAGGCTCAGGAGAAGACTACAGAACGCCGTGCCCTCCacaccttctccctctccctccccgacCACCGCATCGACCCTGACATCCTGCTCAATGACTACGTAGAGAAGGAAGTCAAG TACCTGGGCCAGCTGACGTCAGTACCAGGATGCCTGAACCCCTCCAGTCGAACAGAGGTGTTACAGCTCATTGACAATGCCAGG AAGTCCCACCAGTTGGCGGGTCAACTTACTCCGGAGCAGGATGCGGTGGTCAGTCTGTCGGCCTATAATGTGAAGCTGGTGTGGCGGGATGGAGAGGACATCATACTGCGCGTTCCCATCCACGACATCGCTGCCGTGTCATACATACGAGACGACTCGCTGCACCTGGTGGTGCTCAAGACCG CCCAGGAGGCAGGTGTATCTCCGTGCCCCAGTACCTGTCTTGACCTGTCTAAGTCCCAGACCCTCAGCTCTCTGTCTGAGAGCGGGGCTGTACTGGTAGAGGTCTGCTGTCTGCTAGTACTGGCTGTAGACAACAAg GCAGCAGCAGAGGAGCTGTGTCTCCTACTCAGCCAGGTGTTCCAAATAGTTTATACTGAGTCCACTATAGACTTCCTGGACAGAGCCATCTTTGACGGAGCCACCACCCCCACcagacacctctctctctgcagtg ACGACTCTTCAAGCAAGGTGGACCTTAAGGAATCATTCGAAGCAGAGGCCAGCACCTT TTCCTTCCAGGGGTCTCTAGAGGCAGGGGGCGACTCTCCGTCCCCCACCTCCACCCCAGCCTCCCCTCAGACCAAGACAGCAAGCGAAGGAGAGCTGAGCACCACCGCCACAGAGCTGCTACAAGACTACATGACCACG TTGCGTACCAAGTTGTCGTCTCAGGAGATCCAGCAGTTTGCTACTCTTCTTCATGAGTACCGCAACGGAGCGTCCGTCCATGAGTTCTGTATCAACCTTCGCCAGCTCTACGGGGACAGCAGGAAGTTCCTCCTACTGG GTCTGAGGCCGTTCATCCCCGAGAAGGACAGCCAACACTTCGAGAACTTCCTGGAGACCATCGGCGTTAAGGACGGCCGCGGTATCATCACCGACAGCTTCGGACGCTACCGCCGTACCGCCAGCTCCGCCTCCGACTCAACCACCAATGGGAACGGAGCGGCGGGAGGGGACGGGGGTGGATCTGACGAAGGCCTGGTGCCCTCCGAAGGAGACGAGTGGGACCGCATGATCTCTGATATCAGTAATGATATAGAGGCTCTGGGCGTTAGTATGGACCAAGAAGGGGTCACACCCTAG